One Rhodococcus sp. P1Y DNA window includes the following coding sequences:
- a CDS encoding SCO6745 family protein, whose translation MDASTAGRSARALELLHSLTYFVPESQTGLEEAGLTGRACYFAGRAAPLGAVGAGVVAATFYNFNREAIEPFVPAAWSIVSPERIIEIRYRAVGDAYTRLLGADVVSSPGMAEAAELASIAASHIPGDDGRPLYSAYAELDWPEVPHLRLWHALTLLREHRGDGHIAALQTAELSGIQALITHTATGKGFEKEFARKRRGWSEEQWNDGVDALKDREILDTNGGLTDHGNDLRELVEDITDDLALAPWAALGDEGAARLVELGSPWRDSVVEQGVFPDGVFGR comes from the coding sequence ATGGATGCCTCCACTGCCGGCCGGAGCGCTCGTGCGCTCGAACTCCTTCATTCGCTGACGTATTTCGTTCCGGAAAGCCAGACCGGTTTGGAAGAGGCCGGCCTCACCGGGCGCGCGTGCTACTTCGCGGGACGGGCGGCTCCTCTAGGCGCTGTGGGTGCAGGTGTTGTAGCCGCGACGTTCTACAACTTCAACCGCGAGGCCATCGAGCCGTTCGTGCCCGCGGCGTGGTCGATCGTGTCGCCGGAACGGATCATCGAGATCCGGTACCGCGCGGTCGGCGACGCGTACACGCGTCTGCTCGGAGCAGATGTGGTCTCGTCACCGGGCATGGCCGAGGCCGCCGAGCTGGCCTCGATCGCGGCCAGTCACATTCCAGGCGACGACGGCAGGCCCCTGTATTCGGCGTACGCCGAGCTCGATTGGCCGGAGGTCCCGCATCTGAGGCTGTGGCATGCGCTGACCTTGTTGCGCGAGCACCGAGGTGACGGTCATATCGCGGCTCTGCAGACCGCTGAGCTCAGCGGCATTCAGGCGTTGATCACACACACCGCGACGGGCAAGGGCTTTGAGAAAGAATTCGCCCGGAAGCGGCGAGGATGGTCGGAGGAGCAGTGGAACGACGGAGTGGACGCGTTGAAGGACCGTGAAATTCTCGATACCAACGGTGGCCTCACCGACCACGGCAACGACCTGAGGGAGTTGGTGGAGGACATCACCGACGACTTGGCGCTGGCGCCGTGGGCTGCGCTGGGCGACGAAGGTGCCGCGCGATTGGTCGAGCTGGGGAGTCCGTGGCGCGACAGCGTCGTCGAGCAGGGCGTGTTTCCCGACGGCGTTTTCGGCAGGTAG
- a CDS encoding class I SAM-dependent methyltransferase gives MTDSPDPSESLQTPVVPGRTRIGSELSDRASRSWWDSDADEYHRTHGDFLGVGSEKGEFVWCPEGLHEGDVHLLGDVAGKDILEVGCGSAPCARWLGAQGAHAVGLDISSGMLGKGLDAMTAGGDRVPLIQASAESLPFADASFDIACSAFGAVPFVADSANVMTEVARVLRPGGLWVFAVNHPMRWIFPDDPGPVGLTATIPYFDRTPYVEFGADGQPTYVEHHRTIGDRVREIVAAGLELRDIIEPDWPEWLDREWGQWSPLRGQLFPGTAIFSSRKPL, from the coding sequence GTGACCGACAGCCCTGACCCCTCCGAATCACTCCAGACTCCCGTTGTACCAGGGCGAACTCGGATCGGTTCGGAGTTGAGCGATCGTGCGAGCCGCTCGTGGTGGGACTCCGATGCCGACGAGTACCACCGCACACACGGGGATTTCCTCGGTGTCGGCTCCGAGAAGGGCGAGTTCGTGTGGTGTCCGGAAGGCCTGCACGAAGGCGACGTCCACCTGCTAGGTGACGTCGCCGGGAAGGACATCCTGGAGGTCGGGTGCGGTTCGGCACCCTGCGCTCGGTGGCTGGGCGCGCAGGGCGCTCACGCCGTCGGCCTCGACATATCGTCGGGAATGCTTGGAAAGGGTCTCGACGCCATGACGGCCGGTGGCGACCGCGTTCCACTGATCCAGGCAAGTGCCGAGTCACTCCCGTTCGCCGATGCGAGCTTCGACATCGCGTGCTCGGCATTCGGCGCAGTCCCGTTCGTCGCAGACTCTGCGAACGTCATGACGGAAGTTGCGCGCGTGCTTCGGCCGGGCGGTCTCTGGGTCTTCGCGGTCAATCACCCGATGCGGTGGATATTCCCCGACGATCCGGGCCCTGTCGGACTTACCGCGACCATCCCCTACTTCGATCGCACGCCGTACGTCGAGTTCGGTGCCGACGGTCAACCTACGTACGTCGAGCATCATCGAACTATCGGTGACCGCGTCCGCGAAATCGTCGCGGCCGGGCTCGAACTGCGTGACATCATCGAGCCCGACTGGCCGGAGTGGCTCGACCGCGAGTGGGGACAGTGGAGTCCGCTGCGTGGGCAGCTCTTCCCCGGCACCGCGATCTTTTCCAGCCGCAAACCGCTCTAA
- a CDS encoding alpha/beta fold hydrolase, giving the protein MHITRPRRSSKTVVFAALLVAIAVAVSILLVTRSSESGADVISLDSTISVPESPGSAEVVDLDTRLYLPNTTPAPAVLLAHGFGGDKLSVEGQARSLAADGYVVLTYSARGFGASTGAISLNDPDREVADGRALVDWLSTRAEVLQDNPGDPRIGIAGGSYGGALALSVAGTDPRIDAVAAAITWNDLGQALFPNYGVTTEIGREELASVDSPAGSVYGGPGVLKRGWAGVFFGAGSAPSDGAAENGEGASTSGCGRFAPEFCSAYAQSAVTGVPSAELLQLLTAHSPAAVASNITAPTLLVQGLQDTLFGLDQADTTARQISGSGGDVEVRWFGGGHDAGGTNGGSDNAMEDFLDAHLRGEPESETSPPPFSYAIQGSAVEQERTRNRRMTAPDYPGTSAGSDPTRTVPVELRPASAPGATSVPAEQTIIRPPGASPSAISSVPGLGSVLSTLSATTAGAQLSADIPGQSATFTSDAVTSPLTITGSSRINLRIGAFAQPQEAVLFAKLYDVGPDGRRSLPGGAVAAVRLPDSVGQGSIPVTVTLPGISYVVPEGHHVEVSVSTTDQAYAVPLEPAQFVVALDDATLSVPSVEGVAGNTNSVPTAPLVGIGLIALALVGLIGVNVLRAQRRIVAEVDDDLVDTPLVITDLAKTYSNGFKAVDGVSFEVKQGQVLGLLGPNGAGKTTTLRMLMGLITPTSGDIRVFGHKVSPGAPVLSRLGSFVEGSGFLPHLSGKENLRLYWQATGRPVEDAHLDEALEIADLGAAIDRKVKSYSQGMRQRLAIAQAMLGLPDLMVLDEPTNGLDPPQIRTMRDVLINYAKTGRTVLVSSHLLAEVEQTCTHVVVMNRGSVISAGTVRELTAAGGQTEIRVNDTTPATSVLEGLGLVPVIVDDTTLRVDLGSVEPALVTRALFDAGLELRGLSQSTRLEDVFLDLVHNDALPAASATAKDEK; this is encoded by the coding sequence ATGCACATCACCCGGCCACGCCGGTCGTCGAAAACCGTCGTGTTCGCCGCGCTTCTGGTCGCAATCGCCGTTGCGGTGTCGATACTTCTAGTGACACGTTCGTCGGAGTCCGGCGCGGACGTCATCTCGCTCGATTCCACGATCTCCGTACCCGAGAGTCCGGGCAGTGCTGAGGTCGTCGATCTCGACACCCGCCTCTATCTGCCGAACACGACACCCGCCCCCGCCGTACTACTCGCGCACGGATTCGGCGGCGACAAATTGTCGGTCGAAGGCCAGGCCCGTTCACTCGCCGCCGACGGATACGTCGTTCTGACATACAGCGCGCGCGGTTTCGGTGCGAGCACCGGAGCCATCTCGCTCAACGACCCGGATCGGGAAGTCGCCGATGGTCGCGCTCTGGTCGACTGGCTGTCCACACGAGCCGAGGTCCTCCAGGACAATCCTGGCGACCCGCGAATCGGCATCGCCGGAGGTTCGTACGGCGGTGCGCTCGCGTTGAGCGTCGCAGGTACCGATCCGAGAATCGACGCCGTGGCGGCGGCGATCACTTGGAACGATCTAGGTCAAGCGCTCTTCCCCAACTACGGAGTCACCACCGAAATCGGCCGGGAGGAGTTGGCGTCGGTCGACTCACCTGCTGGATCGGTCTACGGCGGACCCGGCGTTCTCAAGCGCGGCTGGGCGGGTGTCTTCTTCGGTGCAGGCAGCGCGCCGTCGGACGGTGCGGCCGAGAACGGCGAGGGGGCGTCGACGTCAGGATGCGGTCGCTTTGCGCCCGAGTTCTGCTCGGCCTATGCGCAGTCGGCGGTGACCGGTGTGCCGTCGGCCGAGTTGCTCCAACTCCTCACCGCACACTCTCCCGCAGCCGTCGCATCGAACATCACCGCGCCGACACTCCTGGTCCAAGGACTTCAGGACACCTTGTTCGGGCTCGATCAGGCCGACACCACCGCCCGGCAAATTTCCGGATCCGGCGGAGATGTGGAAGTTCGCTGGTTCGGCGGTGGTCACGACGCCGGAGGCACCAACGGCGGCTCGGACAACGCGATGGAAGACTTCCTCGACGCCCATTTGCGCGGCGAACCGGAAAGCGAGACTTCGCCGCCGCCATTCTCGTATGCGATTCAAGGATCTGCCGTCGAGCAGGAACGAACACGCAACCGGAGAATGACGGCACCCGACTATCCGGGAACGTCAGCCGGGAGTGATCCCACCCGAACTGTCCCCGTCGAACTGCGCCCCGCATCTGCACCCGGCGCGACGAGCGTTCCCGCCGAGCAGACGATCATCAGGCCGCCGGGTGCGTCACCGTCGGCAATTTCGTCGGTGCCTGGGCTCGGCTCGGTGCTTTCCACGTTGAGTGCAACGACAGCAGGCGCTCAGCTGTCCGCCGATATCCCCGGCCAGTCCGCGACATTCACCAGCGATGCAGTGACATCGCCGCTGACGATCACCGGATCGTCGCGGATTAATCTCCGGATCGGAGCGTTCGCACAGCCACAGGAGGCAGTGCTGTTCGCGAAGTTGTACGACGTCGGGCCCGACGGTCGTCGATCACTTCCCGGAGGCGCCGTCGCGGCCGTACGTCTTCCCGACTCCGTCGGCCAAGGCTCCATCCCGGTGACAGTGACCTTGCCCGGTATCAGCTACGTCGTACCGGAGGGACACCACGTCGAAGTTTCGGTGTCCACGACCGACCAGGCCTATGCGGTGCCTCTCGAACCAGCACAGTTCGTCGTCGCGCTCGATGATGCGACTCTGTCGGTGCCCTCGGTCGAAGGCGTGGCCGGCAACACCAATTCGGTGCCGACGGCCCCTCTCGTCGGTATCGGTCTGATCGCGCTGGCTCTCGTGGGATTGATCGGCGTCAACGTCCTCCGCGCGCAGAGACGCATCGTCGCGGAGGTCGACGACGATCTCGTCGACACCCCCCTCGTGATCACCGACCTCGCCAAGACCTATTCCAACGGGTTCAAAGCAGTGGACGGTGTCAGTTTCGAGGTGAAGCAGGGCCAGGTGCTCGGTCTTCTGGGACCGAACGGTGCAGGTAAGACCACTACGCTGCGCATGCTCATGGGGTTGATCACGCCGACAAGCGGAGACATTCGAGTATTCGGGCACAAGGTGTCGCCGGGCGCCCCCGTGTTGTCCAGGCTCGGATCGTTCGTCGAGGGGTCCGGATTTCTCCCACACCTCAGCGGCAAGGAGAATCTGCGCCTGTACTGGCAAGCCACCGGTCGGCCAGTCGAGGACGCGCATCTCGACGAAGCGCTGGAGATCGCCGATCTCGGCGCGGCTATCGACCGCAAGGTCAAGTCCTACAGCCAGGGTATGCGGCAGCGCCTCGCCATCGCGCAGGCGATGCTCGGCCTTCCGGACCTCATGGTTCTGGACGAACCGACCAACGGTCTCGACCCACCACAGATCAGAACCATGAGGGACGTCCTGATCAACTATGCGAAGACAGGACGCACGGTGCTCGTTTCCAGCCATTTGTTGGCCGAAGTCGAGCAGACATGTACCCACGTCGTCGTCATGAACCGTGGGTCCGTGATCAGCGCCGGAACAGTCCGCGAACTGACCGCCGCCGGCGGGCAGACCGAGATTCGAGTCAACGACACGACGCCGGCTACGTCTGTTCTCGAAGGACTCGGTCTCGTCCCTGTAATCGTGGACGACACGACGCTTCGAGTCGACCTCGGTAGCGTCGAACCCGCACTCGTCACCCGGGCTTTGTTCGACGCCGGACTCGAACTGCGAGGACTGTCCCAGTCGACCCGCCTCGAAGACGTGTTCCTCGATCTGGTGCACAACGACGCACTGCCGGCTGCATCGGCCACCGCAAAGGACGAAAAATGA
- the coaE gene encoding dephospho-CoA kinase: protein MLRLGLTGGIGAGKSTVSKTLTALGGVLVDADVIAREVVEPGTEGLTQLIDAFGEDVLAEDGSLDRAALAAKAFRDDESRGKLNSIVHPLVGKRTAELIDAAPGDAVVIQDIPLLVEGKMGALFQLVAVVFADAEERVDRLVNRRGMPESDARARIAAQATDEARRAAADVWIDNSGAPGDLDDVVRTLWFDRLVPFEQNMRDGVVVRTLPTLVTADPQWPAQAKRLIARLAVACGSAAVRIDHIGSTAVAGLDAKDVIDIQITVAHLGAADSLAEPLRQIGFPRIEHIKADSPKPAYGIGGEADPAVWQKRIHGSADPGRTANVHIRVDGWPGQQFALVFRDWLLADPDATAEYLEIKKAANTAAAGETEYQAAIDAYANAKEPWFDRAYDRAWEWAAKSGWSA from the coding sequence ATGTTGAGACTTGGCCTCACCGGAGGCATCGGAGCAGGAAAATCCACGGTGTCCAAAACCCTCACCGCATTAGGCGGAGTCCTGGTCGACGCGGACGTTATTGCGCGTGAAGTCGTCGAGCCGGGGACGGAAGGTCTGACGCAGTTGATCGACGCGTTCGGCGAGGACGTTCTGGCGGAGGATGGCAGTCTCGACCGAGCTGCGCTGGCTGCCAAAGCATTTCGTGACGATGAGTCCAGAGGGAAACTGAATTCCATCGTCCACCCACTCGTCGGAAAGCGAACCGCCGAGCTGATCGACGCAGCACCCGGCGACGCCGTCGTGATTCAAGACATTCCATTGTTGGTCGAGGGCAAGATGGGTGCTCTGTTCCAACTTGTCGCGGTGGTCTTCGCCGACGCAGAGGAACGAGTGGATCGATTGGTGAACCGAAGAGGCATGCCCGAGTCCGACGCCCGGGCGCGGATTGCTGCCCAGGCGACCGACGAAGCGCGACGAGCCGCGGCGGATGTCTGGATCGACAATAGCGGCGCGCCTGGGGATCTCGATGACGTCGTACGTACGCTGTGGTTCGATCGATTGGTTCCATTCGAGCAGAACATGCGCGACGGCGTCGTCGTCAGAACGTTGCCGACCTTGGTCACTGCTGATCCACAGTGGCCCGCTCAAGCGAAGAGATTGATCGCGAGACTCGCAGTAGCGTGCGGAAGTGCCGCTGTGCGAATCGATCACATCGGTTCGACAGCCGTTGCCGGCCTCGACGCGAAGGACGTAATCGACATCCAGATCACCGTCGCGCACTTGGGCGCCGCGGACTCCTTGGCAGAGCCGTTGAGGCAGATCGGATTTCCCCGAATCGAACACATCAAGGCAGACAGCCCGAAGCCCGCGTACGGTATCGGAGGGGAGGCCGACCCCGCGGTCTGGCAGAAGCGAATCCATGGATCGGCAGATCCGGGTCGCACCGCAAACGTGCACATACGCGTCGACGGGTGGCCCGGTCAGCAATTCGCGTTGGTATTTAGGGATTGGCTGCTCGCCGACCCCGACGCCACCGCGGAGTACCTCGAGATCAAGAAGGCCGCAAACACCGCAGCGGCCGGAGAGACCGAGTATCAAGCCGCGATCGATGCCTACGCGAACGCCAAGGAACCGTGGTTCGACCGTGCATACGACCGCGCCTGGGAGTGGGCCGCGAAATCAGGGTGGTCCGCGTAG
- the uvrB gene encoding excinuclease ABC subunit UvrB, translating to MAFASEHPVVAHSEHRPVGDIERTGPAFQVVSEHTPAGDQPTAIAELERRIRADEKDIVLLGATGTGKSATTAWLIEKLQRPTLVMAPNKTLAAQLANELRDMLPNNAVEYFVSYYDYYQPEAYIAQTDTYIEKDSSVNDDVERLRHSATANLLSRRDVVVVASVSCIYGLGTPQSYVDRSIELQVGVEVPRDALLRLLVDVQYTRNDMAFTRGSFRVRGDTVEIIPSYEELAVRIEFFGDEIEALYYLHPLTGDTVRKVDSVRIFPATHYVAGPERMEKAVANIEIELEERLAELENKGKLLEAQRLRMRTQYDLEMIKQVGFCSGIENYSRHIDGRGAGTAPATLIDYFPEDFLLVIDESHVTVPQIGAMYEGDMSRKRNLVEFGFRLPSATDNRPLTWEEFTQRIGQTVYLSATPGKYELGQTGGEFVEQVIRPTGLVDPKVIVKPTKGQIDDLVHEIRGRAEKDERILVTTLTKKMAEDLTDYLLELGIRVRYLHSDIDTLRRVELLRQLRLGEYDVLIGINLLREGLDLPEVSLVAILDADKEGFLRSGTSLVQTIGRAARNVSGEVHMYADRMTDSMKYAIEETDRRREKQVAYNKEKGVDPQPLRKKIADILDQVYEEAEDTEESIEIGGSGRNASRGRRAQGEKGRAVSSGVYEGEDVKTMPRAELAALVQNLTDQMMNAARELQFELAGRLRDEIQDLKKELRGMDAAGLK from the coding sequence ATGGCGTTTGCATCCGAACATCCCGTGGTGGCTCACTCCGAACATCGCCCCGTCGGGGACATCGAGCGGACGGGCCCTGCTTTCCAGGTCGTCAGCGAACACACACCAGCGGGTGACCAGCCGACTGCGATCGCCGAACTGGAACGCAGGATCCGAGCTGACGAGAAGGACATAGTTCTGCTCGGCGCAACCGGCACCGGCAAATCTGCGACGACGGCGTGGCTCATCGAGAAGTTGCAGCGCCCGACGTTGGTGATGGCGCCGAACAAAACACTGGCTGCGCAGCTCGCGAACGAACTCCGTGACATGTTGCCGAACAACGCGGTCGAGTACTTCGTCTCCTACTACGACTATTACCAACCCGAGGCGTACATCGCGCAGACGGATACCTACATAGAGAAGGATTCGTCGGTCAACGACGACGTCGAACGTCTTCGTCACTCGGCGACTGCAAATCTGCTGTCCCGCCGCGACGTAGTCGTGGTCGCGTCCGTGTCGTGCATCTACGGTCTCGGTACTCCGCAGTCGTACGTCGATCGATCGATCGAATTGCAGGTCGGTGTCGAGGTGCCTCGTGACGCCTTGCTTCGACTTCTGGTCGACGTGCAGTACACCCGGAACGACATGGCGTTCACTCGCGGCTCGTTTCGAGTGCGCGGCGACACCGTGGAGATCATTCCGTCGTATGAGGAACTTGCGGTGCGAATCGAGTTCTTCGGAGACGAGATCGAGGCGTTGTACTACCTTCATCCGCTGACGGGTGACACGGTCCGCAAGGTCGACTCGGTCCGTATCTTTCCGGCAACCCATTACGTCGCGGGTCCGGAGCGCATGGAGAAAGCCGTCGCGAACATCGAGATCGAGCTGGAAGAGCGCCTTGCCGAACTCGAGAACAAAGGCAAGCTTCTCGAAGCCCAGCGGTTGAGGATGCGCACGCAGTACGACCTGGAGATGATCAAGCAGGTCGGATTCTGCTCGGGCATCGAGAACTACTCGCGTCACATCGACGGTCGGGGCGCCGGCACGGCGCCAGCGACGCTGATCGACTACTTTCCCGAAGATTTCCTGCTCGTCATCGACGAGTCGCACGTCACGGTTCCGCAAATCGGCGCGATGTACGAGGGCGATATGTCTCGTAAGCGGAACTTGGTCGAGTTCGGTTTCCGTCTTCCGTCTGCGACCGACAATCGTCCCCTGACGTGGGAGGAGTTCACCCAGCGCATCGGGCAGACGGTGTACTTGTCCGCGACGCCGGGGAAATACGAACTCGGACAGACCGGTGGTGAGTTCGTCGAGCAGGTCATCCGTCCGACGGGGCTGGTCGATCCCAAGGTCATCGTGAAGCCGACCAAGGGGCAGATCGACGACCTCGTTCACGAAATTCGGGGGCGCGCGGAAAAGGACGAGCGAATTCTGGTCACGACGTTGACCAAGAAGATGGCCGAGGACCTCACCGATTATCTGCTGGAGCTCGGGATCAGGGTTCGCTACCTGCACTCGGACATCGACACACTCAGGCGTGTCGAGCTCCTACGCCAGCTCCGACTCGGCGAGTACGACGTTCTGATCGGCATCAACCTGCTTCGCGAGGGCCTCGACCTTCCCGAGGTGTCGCTCGTTGCGATTCTCGACGCCGACAAGGAAGGTTTTCTGCGCAGCGGAACCAGTTTGGTGCAGACCATCGGCCGCGCAGCTCGTAACGTCTCCGGCGAAGTGCACATGTACGCGGACAGAATGACCGATTCGATGAAGTACGCCATCGAGGAGACCGACCGTAGGCGCGAGAAGCAGGTCGCCTACAACAAAGAGAAAGGCGTCGATCCGCAGCCGTTGCGGAAGAAGATCGCCGACATCCTCGATCAGGTCTACGAAGAGGCGGAAGACACCGAGGAATCGATCGAGATCGGGGGATCGGGACGTAACGCCAGTCGCGGCCGCCGAGCGCAGGGTGAGAAGGGTCGGGCCGTCAGCTCGGGGGTATACGAGGGCGAGGACGTCAAGACAATGCCGCGAGCGGAGTTGGCAGCGTTGGTTCAGAACCTCACCGATCAGATGATGAACGCAGCACGAGAATTGCAGTTCGAGCTCGCCGGTCGCCTGCGTGACGAGATTCAGGATCTCAAGAAGGAACTGCGCGGGATGGATGCGGCAGGATTGAAGTAG
- a CDS encoding DUF402 domain-containing protein, whose product MDSADAPYVHVHPPKVEYFDVVGLTNTDPKGFVRPVDEYRVEPWGLYMARPSDHQQFDYLQSWLLPSLGLRASIFHYLPGHVRDQNYYVDVGEFTPGDDVWTSVDHYLDIVVRTGRGFDFLDADELVEARVENHLDTATADLAMNRSVRAVAGLAAHDYDLDAWLSSLGMPTTWRPRAER is encoded by the coding sequence ATGGACTCTGCTGACGCGCCGTACGTGCACGTCCACCCACCCAAGGTCGAATATTTCGACGTCGTCGGACTCACCAACACCGATCCGAAGGGTTTCGTCCGTCCGGTGGACGAGTATCGCGTCGAACCGTGGGGGCTGTACATGGCCCGACCGTCGGACCACCAACAATTCGACTACCTGCAGTCCTGGCTACTTCCGAGCCTGGGTCTGCGAGCCTCGATCTTTCACTACCTCCCAGGGCACGTCCGCGACCAGAACTATTACGTAGACGTAGGCGAGTTCACTCCCGGTGACGACGTGTGGACATCGGTGGATCACTATCTCGACATCGTTGTCCGTACCGGACGAGGATTCGATTTCCTGGACGCGGACGAACTCGTCGAGGCACGGGTGGAGAACCACCTGGACACCGCGACCGCCGATCTGGCGATGAACAGGTCAGTCCGTGCCGTCGCCGGACTCGCGGCGCACGACTACGACCTCGACGCATGGCTTTCCTCGCTCGGAATGCCGACCACCTGGCGTCCGCGGGCGGAGCGGTAG
- the rpsA gene encoding 30S ribosomal protein S1, translating to MPSTTTSPQVAVNDIGSAEDFLAAIDATIKYFNDGDIVEGTIVKVDRDEVLLDIGYKTEGVIPSRELSIKHDVDPNEVVSVGDEIEALVLTKEDKEGRLILSKKRAQYERAWGTIEELKEKDEAVKGTVIEVVKGGLILDIGLRGFLPASLVEMRRVRDLQPYVGKEIEAKIIELDKNRNNVVLSRRAWLEQTQSEVRSEFLHQLQKGQVRKGVVSSIVNFGAFVDLGGVDGLVHVSELSWKHIDHPSEVVEVGTEVTVEVLDVDLDRERVSLSLKATQEDPWRQFARTHAIGQIVPGKVTKLVPFGAFVRVEEGIEGLVHISELAERHVEVPDQVVGVGDDALVKVIDIDLERRRISLSLKQANEDYAEEFDPSKYGMADSYDDAGNYIFPEGFDSETNEWLEGYEKQREEWEGRYAEAERRHKMHTAQMEKTAKDEAAEAANTNYSSESGQAPADAEGDAPVASAPASTGGSLASDAQLAALREKLSGNA from the coding sequence ATGCCCTCAACCACAACCTCACCGCAGGTAGCCGTCAACGACATCGGCTCCGCAGAGGATTTTCTCGCCGCCATCGACGCAACGATCAAGTACTTCAACGATGGTGACATCGTCGAAGGCACCATCGTCAAGGTCGACCGCGACGAGGTTCTGCTCGACATCGGTTACAAGACCGAAGGCGTCATTCCTTCCCGCGAGCTCTCCATCAAGCACGACGTCGACCCCAATGAGGTCGTCTCCGTGGGAGATGAGATCGAAGCACTCGTCCTCACCAAAGAGGACAAGGAAGGCCGCCTGATCCTGTCCAAGAAGCGTGCTCAGTACGAGCGCGCGTGGGGCACGATCGAAGAGCTCAAGGAGAAGGACGAGGCCGTCAAGGGCACCGTCATCGAGGTCGTCAAGGGTGGACTCATCCTCGACATCGGTCTTCGTGGCTTCCTTCCCGCCTCGCTCGTCGAGATGCGTCGTGTTCGCGACCTCCAGCCGTACGTCGGCAAGGAGATCGAGGCCAAGATTATCGAGCTCGACAAGAACCGCAACAACGTGGTCCTGTCGCGCCGTGCATGGCTCGAGCAGACTCAGTCCGAGGTTCGCAGCGAATTCCTGCACCAGCTCCAGAAGGGCCAGGTCCGCAAGGGCGTCGTGTCCTCCATCGTCAACTTCGGTGCCTTCGTGGACCTGGGCGGCGTAGACGGACTCGTGCACGTTTCCGAGCTTTCCTGGAAGCACATCGATCACCCGTCCGAGGTTGTCGAGGTCGGCACCGAGGTCACCGTCGAGGTTCTCGACGTCGACCTGGACCGCGAGCGTGTTTCCCTGTCGCTCAAGGCAACTCAGGAAGATCCGTGGCGCCAGTTCGCTCGCACCCACGCGATCGGCCAGATCGTGCCCGGCAAGGTCACGAAGCTCGTTCCGTTCGGCGCCTTCGTGCGCGTCGAAGAGGGCATCGAGGGCCTCGTGCACATCTCCGAGCTGGCCGAGCGCCACGTGGAGGTTCCGGACCAGGTTGTCGGTGTCGGCGACGATGCACTCGTCAAGGTCATCGACATCGATCTCGAGCGTCGTCGTATCTCGCTGAGCCTCAAGCAGGCCAACGAGGACTACGCAGAAGAGTTCGATCCGTCCAAGTACGGAATGGCCGACTCGTACGACGATGCGGGCAACTACATCTTCCCCGAGGGCTTCGACTCCGAGACCAACGAATGGCTCGAAGGCTACGAGAAGCAGCGTGAAGAGTGGGAAGGCCGCTACGCCGAGGCAGAGCGTCGCCACAAGATGCACACCGCTCAGATGGAGAAGACGGCGAAGGACGAGGCTGCCGAAGCCGCCAACACCAACTACTCCTCCGAGTCGGGCCAGGCTCCCGCCGATGCAGAAGGCGACGCTCCCGTGGCGTCGGCTCCCGCGTCGACCGGTGGCTCGCTGGCCAGCGATGCGCAGCTCGCTGCACTTCGCGAGAAGCTGTCGGGCAACGCCTGA
- a CDS encoding ABC transporter permease — translation MSPTHSDGRAGGYTASKTLPFRTELRRQFGRRRTQLAIGFLALLPVILAIAFAVGSTSSDSDAGGLIELGTRGGVNFTVFALFMSVGFLLIVVVALFFGDSVASEASWSSLRYLLAIPVPRTRLLLQKALVSATLSIAAIVTLVVVSLAIGTVLYGAEPLVTPFGDGLSYTDALGRLLIAVAYICLNLLWVAGLAMLLSVLTDAPLGAVGGAVMTSILMQILDQITALGSLRNYLPGHYANSWIDALSPTIEWNDIVVGSFSALAYAAVFGVAAWQRFSSKDITS, via the coding sequence ATGAGCCCGACACATTCCGACGGGAGGGCTGGGGGGTACACCGCGAGCAAGACGCTCCCTTTCAGGACCGAGCTGCGACGCCAATTCGGCCGTCGCAGAACACAACTAGCCATCGGCTTCCTCGCGTTGCTCCCGGTGATCCTCGCTATCGCGTTCGCCGTCGGCAGCACGTCCTCGGACTCCGACGCAGGCGGACTCATCGAGCTCGGCACGCGCGGCGGAGTGAACTTCACAGTGTTCGCGCTGTTCATGTCCGTCGGTTTTCTGCTGATCGTGGTCGTCGCACTCTTCTTCGGGGACTCGGTGGCGAGCGAAGCGTCGTGGTCGTCGCTTCGATACCTCCTCGCGATTCCGGTGCCCCGCACCAGACTGCTCCTGCAGAAGGCACTCGTCTCGGCGACACTCTCGATCGCCGCCATAGTGACGCTCGTCGTGGTGTCACTCGCGATCGGAACCGTGCTGTACGGCGCCGAGCCGCTCGTCACCCCGTTCGGAGACGGGCTGTCCTACACCGACGCACTAGGTCGCCTCCTGATCGCAGTTGCCTACATCTGCCTCAACCTGTTGTGGGTCGCGGGACTGGCAATGCTGTTGTCCGTCCTCACCGACGCGCCACTCGGCGCCGTCGGAGGAGCAGTGATGACATCTATCCTGATGCAGATTCTCGACCAGATCACTGCTCTGGGGTCGTTGCGGAACTATCTACCGGGTCACTACGCCAACTCGTGGATCGACGCGCTCTCACCCACAATCGAGTGGAACGACATCGTGGTCGGCTCGTTCTCCGCGCTCGCCTACGCCGCAGTGTTCGGTGTGGCTGCGTGGCAACGATTTTCGTCGAAGGACATCACGAGCTAG